From a single Solanum dulcamara chromosome 4, daSolDulc1.2, whole genome shotgun sequence genomic region:
- the LOC129887275 gene encoding uncharacterized protein LOC129887275, whose amino-acid sequence MAGTRPLVNFAFYFAVVLAATTVTMSLQGMAARDMSLDIVAIEQKLIPVGDIVTCLKRCYVQSDCSDGWLCSDCANDAFDQGGKHCDKFTASGQGYFAMLSQAQFAV is encoded by the exons ATGGCTGGAACACGTCCTTTGGTTAACTTTGCATTTTACTTTGCTGTTGTCCTAGCAGCAACTACTG TTACTATGTCGCTGCAAGGAATGGCTGCGCGCGACATGTCTCTTGATATCGTAGCGATTGAACAGAAATTAATTCCGGTTGGTGATATAGTAACTTGCTTGAAAAGATGCTACGTGCAGAGTGATTGCAGCGATGGTTGGCTTTGTTCAGATTGCGCGAATGATGCATTTGATCAAGGTGGAAAGCACTGCGACAAGTTTACTGCTTCTGGACAAGGATATTTCGCGATGCTCAGTCAAGCTCAATTTGCAGTTTAG